DNA sequence from the Desulfuromonas thiophila genome:
CAGGGGGATGTCTTCGTTGCGCTCATTGAGCGAAGGAATCTTGAGGGTGACGACGTTGAGGCGGTAGAACAGGTCACGGCGGAAGCGTTTCTGCTCGACTAGTTCGGCCAGGTTGCGGTGGCTGGCGGTAACAAAGCGGACATCGGCGCGGCAGGTTTCGTCACTGCCAAGGGGCTGATATTCGCTGTTTTCCAGCACCCGCAGCAGTTTGACCTGCAGTGACAGCGGCAGATCGCCTATCTCGTCGAGAAACAGGGTGCCACCAGCGGCCTTGGCCAGCCGGCCGGCGCGGTCCGCCACGGCGCCGGTGTAGGCGCCCTTGCGCACCCCGAAAATTTCCGCTTCCAGCAGGGTTTCCGGCAGGGCGCCGCAGTTGATCACGACCAGTGGACCGTCCTTGCGGGTGCTGAGATTGTGCAGGGCGCGGGCGAACAGCTCCTTGCCGGTGCCGCTGTCGCCCTGCAGCAGCACGGTGACATTGCTGGCGGCGATATCGGGCAGAATATCGAACAGCTGCTGCATCTGCGGATTGCGGCTGATCATGTTCTGAAAGCTGAACTTTTTGCGGATCTCGCCGGCCAGGGCATGCAGTTGTGACAGGTCGCGGAAGGTCTCGACCCCGCCGACGGGTTCGCCGGCGGCATTGCGTAGCACCGCGGCATTCACCGAAATCGGCACCTCGCGGTTGTCACGGTCGAGCACGTTGACCTCGCGATTATGTACCGGCTCGCCACTGGCCAGGGCCTGGCGCAGGGGACACTGGTCGAAGCAGACGCTGGTGCGGAAGATTTCGCAGCAGGGCTGGCCAAGGGCCTCGGCGCGGCTGAAGCCGGTGATCTGCTCGGCGGCGCGGTTGAACAGGGTGATGCGCAGCTGGGCGTCGACGGTGAAAACACCGTCGGCGACGCTGTCGAGAATGGTCTGCAGATGCAGCAGATCGGCGTGCTGGCTGGACATGCAACCTCGGCGGCGGGAGGAGATGGGCGACAGACAGACCGGCAGCATAGCACAGTCTGGCACCGTCTGGCCATCAGACCCAAGCACCGGGCAGCGCGCCACCGGTTTCACTGGTTTGGGCCCCCTGGCCATGTTACTCTGTGGTAACGCGACGTCTGCCCGGTTCCCCAGGCTGGAGGCTGCCATGACCATCGTATTCGATTCATCGATTCATCAGGCCATCGTGCAACAAATGGCCGAGGGCGTTTCCCTGTCGGCCTCCCCACGACCCTTCAACCGGCGGGTTGCCGCCGTCTTCCCTGCGGTCAGCTGTTTCCTCGGGGTAACGTCTGGCGCCTCCTTGTTTCTCCCAGGTAACAGGAAAATCCTCTCAGACTCTTGCCTGCTTTCTGTAAAATCCATTTGATTCCGGCATCTTAACCTGCATGGACATTTTTCGGCACGGGCTTGGCACTGTGGTTTCGCACAGCGCGGCGCCGGTCGGACGCGCGCCG
Encoded proteins:
- a CDS encoding sigma-54 interaction domain-containing protein, with amino-acid sequence MSSQHADLLHLQTILDSVADGVFTVDAQLRITLFNRAAEQITGFSRAEALGQPCCEIFRTSVCFDQCPLRQALASGEPVHNREVNVLDRDNREVPISVNAAVLRNAAGEPVGGVETFRDLSQLHALAGEIRKKFSFQNMISRNPQMQQLFDILPDIAASNVTVLLQGDSGTGKELFARALHNLSTRKDGPLVVINCGALPETLLEAEIFGVRKGAYTGAVADRAGRLAKAAGGTLFLDEIGDLPLSLQVKLLRVLENSEYQPLGSDETCRADVRFVTASHRNLAELVEQKRFRRDLFYRLNVVTLKIPSLNERNEDIPLLLETALERFCHKYGKKVHGFSPEALELLLNHQYAGNIRELLNIVERAVILCRGGQIEARQLSLRPAIPVSRRVEGPPDADSLRQMLLRHRNNRQQLARELGVNRSTLWRWLKKYRLD